From Maniola hyperantus chromosome 21, iAphHyp1.2, whole genome shotgun sequence, the proteins below share one genomic window:
- the LOC117992343 gene encoding uncharacterized protein → MEQIFMIEVFVKKVVLKIEPPEKDEYELMLEAEERRKEAEALAAAQAAQKGKKAKKPPKAKKGKKGKKGKEPPPPSEEEMKFMQTCTMQMLCLPLFDFYVAHDNFVAPEPPPPPGKKGKKGKTPKPKKGKKGGIPPRKIVLPSEPLPQPPYFGVGNSVMFLSRPSKLEEMLTKTPIYITVWNRDQDMNCIGFCVVEWHKSFIECLQRSGELNPVNMDQAEYRVTSKSEMITNTVQWTRPLQCEEDLKASGEIEFFIRLSCLGNRIVSFFVSLPEMERLPGRKYLCDDLKLKDIEVVRHWEGTTIDAVPPVAYFFGAPDIIKEPIKPIEEYKVYEEFVAPFTKSELAILAMGFPKGPCGGMNCPKRMDYRGSEHQFIHGETVKGKYQHGQFVNKRDVHGPCGRLDCPLAKKVRAYICSEGSYKPCKKPCPIDYY, encoded by the coding sequence ATGGAGCAAATTTTTATGATTGAGGTTTTCGTAAAAAAGGTCGTACTCAAAATAGAACCGCCAGAGAAAGATGAATATGAGCTCATGTTAGAAGCAGAAGAGAGGAGAAAAGAAGCTGAGGCTCTGGCGGCTGCACAGGCAGCACAAAAGGGCAAAAAAGCTAAAAAACCACCGAAAGCAAAAAAAGGCAAAAAGGGGAAAAAGGGAAAAGAGCCACCACCGCCTTCCGAGGAAGAGATGAAGTTCATGCAAACCTGTACAATGCAAATGCTTTGTTTACCATTATTCGATTTTTACGTTGCCCACGACAACTTTGTAGCACCTGAACCTCCACCACCACCAGGAAAGAAGGGGAAGAAGGGGAAAACACCAAAACCTAAGAAAGGCAAAAAAGGAGGTATTCCTCCTCGAAAAATTGTACTGCCTTCCGAACCCTTACCACAACCTCCCTATTTTGGCGTTGGAAATTCAGTTATGTTCCTATCTAGGCCTTCAAAACTAGAAGAAATGTTGACCAAAACTCCTATCTATATCACAGTTTGGAATAGGGATCAGGATATGAACTGTATAGGTTTCTGTGTTGTTGAGTGGCATAAATCATTCATAGAGTGTCTGCAAAGGTCAGGTGAGTTAAATCCCGTCAATATGGACCAAGCGGAATACAGAGTTACATCAAAATCGGAAATGATCACAAATACAGTTCAATGGACAAGACCTTTGCAATGCGAGGAGGATTTGAAAGCGTCAGGTGAAATTGAATTCTTCATCCGATTATCATGCTTAGGCAATAGAATCGTAAGCTTTTTTGTGTCGTTACCAGAAATGGAGAGACTGCCCGGACGTAAATATTTGTGTGAtgacttaaaattaaaagacaTTGAGGTGGTTAGGCATTGGGAAGGTACTACAATAGATGCTGTACCACCTGTGGCTTACTTTTTTGGTGCTCCTGATATTATAAAAGAACCTATCAAACCTATTGAAGAGTATAAAGTGTATGAAGAATTCGTAGCACCGTTTACTAAGAGCGAGCTAGCTATACTTGCTATGGGATTTCCGAAAGGTCCTTGTGGAGGAATGAATTGTCCTAAAAGAATGGATTATAGAGGAAGCGAACATCAGTTTATACACGGAGAGACTGTTAAAGGGAAGTATCAACATGGACAGTTTGTTAACAAAAGAGACGTTCACGGTCCATGTGGTAGACTAGACTGTCCTTTAGCAAAGAAAGTTCGAGCTTATATTTGTTCTGAAGGCAGCTACAAGCCTTGCAAAAAACCGTGCCCTATCGATTACtattaa